A window from Streptomyces griseiscabiei encodes these proteins:
- a CDS encoding phosphoglyceromutase — protein MADAPYKLILLRHGESEWNEKNLFTGWVDVNLTPKGEKEATRGGELLKDAGLLPDVLHTSLQRRAIRTAQLALDSADRHWIPVHRSWRLNERHYGALQGKDKAQTLAEFGEEQFMLWRRSYDTPPPPLADDNEYSQAADARYATIPPELRPRTECLKDVVTRMLPYWYDGIVPDLLAGRTVLVAAHGNSLRALVKHLDGVSDADIAGLNIPTGIPLSYELDADFKPLNPGGTYLDPDAAAAAIEAVKNQGKKK, from the coding sequence ATGGCCGACGCACCGTACAAGCTGATCCTCCTCCGCCACGGCGAGAGCGAGTGGAACGAGAAGAACCTGTTCACCGGCTGGGTGGACGTCAACCTCACGCCGAAGGGAGAGAAGGAGGCGACGCGCGGCGGTGAGCTGCTGAAGGACGCCGGCCTGCTCCCGGACGTACTCCACACCTCCCTCCAGCGGCGCGCCATCCGCACCGCGCAGCTGGCCCTCGACTCCGCCGACCGCCACTGGATTCCCGTACACCGCTCGTGGCGTCTGAACGAGCGCCATTACGGCGCCCTCCAGGGCAAGGACAAGGCCCAGACCCTCGCGGAGTTCGGCGAGGAGCAGTTCATGCTGTGGCGCCGCTCGTACGACACCCCGCCGCCCCCGCTCGCGGACGACAACGAGTACTCCCAGGCGGCCGACGCGCGCTACGCGACGATCCCGCCGGAGCTGCGCCCCCGCACGGAGTGCCTCAAGGACGTCGTCACCCGCATGCTCCCGTACTGGTACGACGGCATCGTCCCCGACCTCCTCGCCGGCCGCACGGTCCTCGTCGCCGCCCACGGCAACTCCCTCCGCGCCCTCGTCAAGCACCTCGACGGCGTCTCGGACGCCGACATCGCCGGCCTCAACATCCCGACCGGCATCCCCCTCTCCTACGAACTCGACGCCGACTTCAAGCCCCTGAACCCCGGCGGCACCTACCTCGACCCGGACGCGGCCGCCGCGGCGATCGAGGCTGTCAAGAACCAGGGCAAGAAGAAGTAA
- a CDS encoding DUF6234 family protein, with protein sequence MADVRHGNAPTTGQQIGAGTALLIIDLMVIAWLVFAYGMAGWADGYDSGNTPSAPGQASQGMWILISGAVVTGGALLALRWRITALVQLIVLGTGAALLAGFATPP encoded by the coding sequence GTGGCGGACGTGAGACATGGCAACGCGCCGACGACCGGTCAGCAGATAGGGGCCGGCACGGCCCTGCTCATCATCGACCTGATGGTCATCGCCTGGCTGGTGTTCGCCTACGGGATGGCGGGCTGGGCCGACGGCTACGACTCCGGGAACACGCCCAGCGCACCCGGGCAGGCGTCACAAGGCATGTGGATCCTGATCAGCGGCGCGGTCGTCACTGGCGGCGCCCTGCTCGCCCTCCGGTGGCGTATCACCGCCCTCGTGCAGCTGATCGTCCTCGGAACGGGAGCGGCCCTCCTCGCCGGCTTCGCCACACCGCCGTAG